The following are encoded together in the Daucus carota subsp. sativus chromosome 5, DH1 v3.0, whole genome shotgun sequence genome:
- the LOC108220279 gene encoding superoxide dismutase [Fe], chloroplastic: MSASLLTCAFLPRQELSESTRSFVWNNKQKQFKRRSGQQVVTAKIELKPPPYMLNALEPHMSKETLEYHWGRHQRGYVDNLNKQIVGTELDGLTLEGVVLVSYNKGDILPAFNNAAQTWNHEFFWESMAPGGGGKPSGDLLKLINRDFGSFDAFVEEFKLAASSQFGSGWAWLAYKANRLDVGNAVNPLPKEEDKKLVVVKSPNAVNPLVWDYFPILTIDVWEHSYYIDYENRREEYISTFLEKLVSWETVSMRLEIAKSRSTERDKEAERKRREEEEANLPGGEATEMYLESESEESEAE; encoded by the exons ATGTCGGCGAGTCTGCTGACGTGTGCGTTTCTCCCGAGACAAG AGTTAAGTGAGTCCACTCGGAGCTTCGTTTGGAACAACAAACAG AAGCAGTTTAAGAGGAGATCTGGTCAACAAGTAGTAACTGCGAAAATCGAGTTGAAACCTCCTCCATATATGCTC AATGCTTTGGAGCCACACATGAGCAAGGAAACTCTGGAGTATCATTGGGGAAGACACCAGAGGGGCTATGTGGACAACCTAAACAAGCAAATTGTTGGAACAGAACTGGATGGATTGACTTTGGAAGGTGTGGTACTTGTTTCATACAACAAAGGTGATATCCTTCCGGCATTTAACAATGCTGCACAG ACTTGGAACCATGAGTTCTTTTGGGAATCTATGGCACCAGGTGGCGGCGGAAAGCCATCTGGAGACCTTTTAAAGCTTATAAACAGAGATTTTGGGTCCTTTGATGCTTTTGTTGAAGAATTCAAGTTGGCAGCATCATCTCAGTTTGGTTCTGGTTGGGCCTGGCTTGCAT ACAAAGCAAACAGGCTCGATGTAGGTAATGCTGTGAACCCACTCCCAAAGGAGGAGGACAAGAAGCTTGTAGTGGTTAAGAGTCCGAATGCTGTAAATCCGCTTGTCTGGGATTACTTT CCCATCCTCACAATAGATGTCTGGGAG CATTCATACTACATTGACTATGAG AACCGAAGGGAGGAGTATATTTCAACATTTCTTGAGAAGCTAGTGTCATGGGAAACAGTGAGTATGAGGCTAGAAATAGCAAAGTCCAGGTCAACGGAGAGGGACAAAGAAGCGGAGAGGAAAAGGAGAGAGGAAGAAGAAGCTAACTTACCAGGTGGTGAAGCAACAGAGATGTACTTGGAAAGTGAAAGTGAAGAATCGGAGGCTGAATAA
- the LOC108220278 gene encoding putative pentatricopeptide repeat-containing protein At1g12700, mitochondrial produces MMMIRAFTTSAAVARTTTTTTRAQLQQLLLQKSKVGFDKLDDALVVFDKMLLMKPLPTVIDFTQLLAALVKMQQYAFAVSLFRDMRVLCIPANIVTFNTVINCCCHLNRLDFAFSFLGGIIKCGLVADVFTYNTLIRGLISQDKFVEAEHLFKKLIRFDDMKHDVVSYNTIINGLCKTGHTNMAVKLFKYMKKKGCQPNTVTYSTIIDSLCKHRLVDEALGLLCEMTRKGVLADVVTYSSLIQGLCDFSRWDDISKLLREMEIKKISPNVHTYNILIDAYGKEGKMKDAQDWVEIMVQRGLYPNEVTYCTLMDGYCLRGEVDKALEVLETMKSKGISHNTYSYNILIKGYCKKLKVDNAIDLFQQMPCEGLTPTIQTYNTILQGFFDSGRHVEARKFYKEKMLNLGIHLDKVTCLIMLHGLCKNRCVVEALSLFHMMESSGLVPNIYVYSILIDGLNKNGHLEKAKSLFDSLPSKGLKPSVKTYTMMIRAYCEEGLLDEANKLIGQMEAENCLPNECTYNILIRGYFRYKKYHEGGALIDKMRGRGFSADASTTSMLLDLLELKEHDPALHALQKKFLQ; encoded by the coding sequence atgatgatgataagaGCATTTACTACTTCAGCTGCCGTAGCACgaactactactactactactcgTGCTCAGCTTCAACAGTTACTGTTACAAAAGTCCAAGGTCGGTTTCGATAAACTCGATGATGCTCTTGTTGTGTTCGACAAAATGCTCCTTATGAAGCCTCTGCCTACGGTTATCGACTTCACTCAACTGTTAGCCGCCCTCGTAAAAAtgcaacaatatgcctttgcgGTTTCTCTGTTTCGTGATATGCGTGTTTTATGCATACCAGCTAATATAGTTACATTTAATACTGTCATCAATTGTTGTTGTCACTTGAATAGACTTGACTTTGCCTTTTCGTTTCTCGGTGGGATCATCAAATGTGGTCTTGTGGCCGATGTCTTTACTTACAACACTCTCATCCGGGGGCTTATTTCCCAAGATAAGTTTGTGGAGGCGGAGCATTTGTTTAAGAAGCTTATTAGATTTGATGATATGAAACACGATGTAGTTTCCTATAATACCATCATTAACGGGCTTTGCAAGACTGGTCACACCAATATGGCTGTTAAGTTGTTCAAGTATATGAAGAAGAAAGGTTGCCAACCCAATACAGTAACTTATAGCACAATTATTGACAGTTTATGTAAACATAGATTGGTGGATGAAGCATTAGGCCTTCTCTGTGAAATGACTAGGAAAGGCGTACTGGCGGATGTTGTAACGTATAGCTCATTGATCCAAGGTCTTTGCGACTTCAGTCGATGGGATGATATCTCTAAATTGCTAAGAGAGATGGAGATTAAGAAGATCTCTCCAAATGTCCATACTTACAATATTTTGATTGATGCATACGGGAAAGAAGGAAAGATGAAAGATGCTCAAGATTGGGTGGAAATTATGGTCCAAAGAGGTCTGTATCCTAATGAAGTCACTTATTGTACACTAATGGATGGATATTGCTTGCGGGGAGAAGTTGATAAGGCTTTAGAAGTGCTTGAAACCATGAAGAGTAAGGGGATATCTCATAATACTTATAGCTATAATATCTTGATCAAAGGTTATTGTAAGAAGCTGAAAGTGGACAATGCAATAGATCTTTTCCAACAAATGCCCTGTGAAGGTTTGACACCAACTATTCAGACGTACAATACTATATTGCAAGGTTTTTTTGATTCAGGTAGACATGTTGAAGCACGTAAATTTTATAAGGAGAAGATGTTAAATCTAGGTATTCATCTAGACAAAGTGACATGCCTTATCATGTTGCACGGTCTGTGCAAGAACCGCTGCGTTGTTGAAGCGTTGTCCTTGTTTCACATGATGGAATCCAGTGGGTTAGTtcctaatatatatgtatacagcATTCTCATTGACGGATTAAACAAGAACGGACATCTTGAAAAGGCAAAAAGTCTTTTTGACAGCTTGCCTTCAAAAGGTTTGAAGCCTAGTGTCAAGACATACACTATGATGATTCGAGCATACTGTGAAGAGGGGCTACTAGATGAAGCAAATAAGCTTATTGGGCAAATGGAAGCTGAAAACTGCTTGCCAAATGAGTGTACCTACAACATACTGATCCGCGGTTATTTTCGGTATAAGAAGTATCATGAAGGAGGTGCACTTATAGACAAGATGCGTGGTCGTGGTTTCTCTGCAGATGCTTCGACCACCTCCATGTTGCTGGACCTACTGGAATTGAAAGAACATGATCCTGCTCTTCATGCTTTGCAGAAGAAGTTCTTGCAATAG